Proteins encoded within one genomic window of Ovis aries strain OAR_USU_Benz2616 breed Rambouillet chromosome 1, ARS-UI_Ramb_v3.0, whole genome shotgun sequence:
- the LOC114110349 gene encoding LOW QUALITY PROTEIN: M-phase inducer phosphatase 2-like (The sequence of the model RefSeq protein was modified relative to this genomic sequence to represent the inferred CDS: substituted 1 base at 1 genomic stop codon): MELPQPEPVAGSALSPAGMRGGTQRPGHLPGLWLGAHGLLGSPECTAASSPVTTLTQTMHHLAGLGRFEQAIQAASRVIQNEQFAIRRFQSLPGSLLGHSPVLRNITNSPASGTWRKTEACDQAAYGSGEDKENDGFVFKMPGKPTQPCHSRVLGEWASRREDFAQRPSLAPDLMCLTPERKMEGEELIPLARCHFSLTPSTGAVEEDDGFVDILETDLKENDVVPPGMESLISAPLVKTSEKEEEQDLIMYSKCQRLFRSPSMPCGVIRPILKRLERPQDQDLPVXNKWKRSVTPSEEELWEAEEPKARILRSKSLCHDEIENILDNDHRELIGDYSKAFLLQTVDGKHQDLKYISPETVVALLTGKFSHIVEKFVIVDCRYSYEYEGGHIKTAVNLPLERDAETFLLQSPITPCILDKRIILIFHCEFSSERDPRMCRFIRERDRASNDYPSLYYPEMYILKGGYKDFFPQHPTFCESQDYRPMNHEDFKDEMKTFRLKTHSWAGERSQRELCSHLQDQ, translated from the coding sequence ATGGAGCTGCCCCAGCCGGAGCCCGTGGCAGGCTCGGCTCTCAGTCCGGCTGGCATGCGAGGTGGCACCCAGCGTCCTGGCCACCTCCCGGGCCTCTGGCTGGGGGCTCATGGCCTCCTGGGGTCTCCGGAGTGCACGGCCGCTTCCTCGCCGGTCACCACCCTCACCCAGACTATGCACCATCTCGCTGGGCTCGGCAGGTTCGAACAGGCCATCCAGGCAGCCAGCCGAGTTATTCAAAATGAGCAGTTTGCCATCCGACGTTTCCAGTCCTTGCCAGGGAGTCTTCTGGGCCACAGTCCTGTGCTACggaacatcaccaactccccagcTTCTGGCACCTGGAGGAAGACTGAGGCCTGTGACCAAGCTGCCTACGGCTCTGGGGAGGACAAAGAGAATGATGGATTTGTCTTCAAGATGCCAGGGAAACCCACACAGCCCtgccactcccgtgttcttgggGAGTGGGCCAGCCGCAGAGAAGACTTTGCCCAGAGGCCAAGCTTAGCTCCCGACCTGATGTGTCTCACCCCTGAGCGGAAGATGGAAGGAGAGGAACTGATCCCCCTGGCCCGATGCCACTTCTCCCTGACCCCCTCCACAGGGGCTGTTGAGGAAGACGATGGATTCGTGGATATCCTGGAGACTGACTTAAAGGAGAATGATGTAGTTCCCCCAGGCATGGAGAGCCTCATCAGTGCCCCACTGGTCAAGAcctcagaaaaggaagaggaacaggACCTCATCATGTACAGCAAGTGCCAGCGGCTCTTCCGCTCTCCGTCCATGCCCTGCGGTGTGATCCGGCCCATCCTCAAGAGGCTAGAGCGCCCACAGGACCAGGATCTGCCTGTATAGAACAAGTGGAAAAGGAGCGTGACCCCTTCAGAGGAGGAGCTGTGGGAGGCTGAGGAACCTAAAGCCCGCATTCTCCGCTCAAAGTCTCTGTGTCATGATGAGATTGAGAATATCCTGGACAATGACCACCGAGAACTGATCGGGGATTACTCCAAGGCCTTCCTCCTACAAACTGTGGATGGAAAGCACCAAGATCTCAAGTACATCTCACCAGAAACAGTGGTGGCTCTGCTGACAGGCAAGTTCAGCCACATCGTGGAGAAGTTTGTGATTGTTGACTGCAGATACTCCTATGAGTATGAAGGCGGGCACATCAAGACTGCTGTGAACCTGCCTCTGGAACGGGATGCCGAGACCTTCCTGCTACAGAGCCCCATCACACCCTGCATCCTGGATAAGAGAATCATCCTCATTTTCCACTGTGAATTTTCATCTGAGCGGGACCCCCGCATGTGCCGTTTCATCAGGGAACGAGACAGAGCCTCCAACGACTACCCCAGCCTCTACTATCCTGAGATGTATATACTCAAAGGCGGCTACAAGGACTTCTTCCCACAGCACCCGACCTTCTGTGAGTCTCAAGACTACCGGCCCATGAACCATGAGGACTTCAAGGATGAAATGAAGACCTTCCGCCTCAAGACACACAGCTGGGCTGGCGAGCGGAGCCAGAGAGAACTCTGCAGCCACCTGCAGGACCAGTGA